The following coding sequences lie in one Thermomicrobium sp. 4228-Ro genomic window:
- the tmk gene encoding dTMP kinase — protein sequence MSWFVTFEGPEGAGKTTQCQLLAARLEEHGVPVLLTREPGGTPVGEAVREWLLAGVSMRPETEVLLFTAARAEHVWTVIRPALANGRFVVCDRYVDSTLAYQGAGRGLDEKWLRALHQFATGDLWPDLTILLDVPIEIGLGRRRAADAPLTRLDQEVASFHERVRAWYHAAAQREPARWLVVDATMPVEAVADVVWQAVERLLARGRRGK from the coding sequence GTGAGCTGGTTCGTCACGTTCGAGGGACCGGAAGGCGCGGGCAAGACGACGCAATGCCAGTTGCTCGCTGCGCGTCTCGAGGAGCACGGTGTCCCTGTCCTCCTCACCCGAGAACCGGGCGGTACACCGGTCGGTGAGGCGGTCCGGGAATGGTTGCTCGCCGGCGTTTCCATGCGCCCGGAGACCGAGGTTCTCCTCTTCACTGCAGCGCGCGCTGAGCACGTCTGGACGGTGATCCGTCCGGCACTAGCGAACGGGCGTTTCGTCGTGTGTGACCGATACGTCGACTCGACTCTCGCCTACCAGGGAGCCGGGCGGGGACTGGACGAGAAGTGGTTACGCGCGTTGCACCAGTTCGCGACAGGTGATCTCTGGCCCGATCTCACGATCCTGCTCGATGTGCCGATCGAGATCGGGTTGGGCCGACGACGGGCCGCTGATGCCCCGCTGACACGTTTGGATCAGGAAGTCGCGAGTTTTCACGAGCGTGTTCGTGCCTGGTACCATGCTGCCGCACAGCGAGAGCCGGCACGCTGGCTGGTCGTCGACGCCACGATGCCGGTGGAGGCAGTTGCGGACGTCGTCTGGCAGGCCGTCGAGAGGCTGCTCGCACGCGGGAGACGAGGAAAATGA
- a CDS encoding cyclic-di-AMP receptor: MKLVIAVVQARDADKLLEALQAEGFRATRISSTGGFLREQNVTVLIGVEAARLHDVLRVIKANCYTRTQYVNPLLPIVESGEFFVPQPIEVEVGGANVFVVPVERFERVP; this comes from the coding sequence ATGAAATTGGTCATCGCTGTCGTGCAGGCCAGGGATGCCGACAAGCTGCTCGAGGCGCTTCAGGCCGAGGGGTTCCGGGCGACACGGATCAGCAGCACTGGTGGCTTCTTGCGTGAGCAGAACGTCACCGTCTTGATCGGTGTCGAGGCTGCTCGCTTGCACGATGTGCTGCGAGTGATCAAGGCCAACTGCTACACGCGGACGCAATACGTCAACCCGTTGCTCCCGATCGTCGAGTCGGGAGAGTTTTTCGTACCCCAGCCGATCGAGGTAGAAGTCGGCGGCGCCAACGTCTTCGTCGTGCCGGTTGAGCGCTTCGAGCGAGTACCGTGA